Proteins encoded within one genomic window of Bacteroides sedimenti:
- a CDS encoding HIT family protein, with amino-acid sequence MATIFSKIAAGDIPSYKVAENDRFYAFLDINPLVKGHTLVIPKHEVDYLFDLEDEEFAGLHLFAKSVASAIEKVIPCKRIGVAVMGLEVPHAHIHLIPINKESDMIISNPKLALSNEEFATIADSIKSVWENNKTDL; translated from the coding sequence ATGGCAACAATATTCAGTAAAATTGCAGCAGGAGACATTCCCAGTTACAAGGTAGCAGAGAACGACCGTTTTTATGCATTCCTAGATATTAACCCTTTGGTTAAAGGACATACGCTTGTTATTCCAAAACATGAGGTTGATTATCTTTTTGATTTAGAAGATGAAGAGTTTGCTGGGTTGCATCTTTTCGCAAAAAGCGTAGCTTCTGCTATTGAGAAAGTAATTCCTTGTAAAAGAATTGGGGTTGCGGTGATGGGTCTGGAAGTTCCTCACGCTCATATTCATCTTATACCGATCAACAAGGAATCTGATATGATAATTTCAAATCCTAAACTGGCACTTTCCAATGAAGAGTTTGCAACTATTGCAGATTCAATTAAGAGTGTTTGGGAAAATAACAAAACTGATTTATAA
- the greA gene encoding transcription elongation factor GreA: MAYMSEEGYKKLVEELRILETVNRPEISRQIAEARDKGDLSENAEYDAAKEAQGMLEMKINQLKTIISSAKIIDESKLKTDSVQILNKVELKNLKNGMKMKYTIVSESEANLKEGKLSVKTPIAQGLLGKKVGDVAHIAVPQGNISLEVLNISL, from the coding sequence ATGGCTTATATGTCTGAAGAGGGTTACAAAAAGTTAGTTGAGGAATTGAGAATTCTGGAAACCGTTAACCGTCCGGAAATCTCAAGGCAGATTGCTGAAGCGAGAGATAAGGGAGACTTATCAGAGAATGCTGAATATGATGCAGCAAAAGAGGCGCAAGGCATGCTCGAGATGAAGATTAATCAGTTGAAGACAATTATCTCCAGCGCAAAAATTATCGATGAATCAAAATTAAAAACGGATTCAGTTCAGATTTTGAATAAGGTTGAATTGAAAAACCTGAAGAATGGAATGAAAATGAAATATACTATTGTTTCTGAAAGCGAAGCAAATCTGAAAGAAGGAAAATTGTCAGTTAAGACACCTATTGCTCAGGGACTCTTGGGTAAGAAAGTGGGTGATGTGGCTCATATTGCAGTTCCACAAGGAAATATTTCATTGGAAGTACTTAATATCTCTCTTTAA
- a CDS encoding DUF4369 domain-containing protein, producing MKKSSLFILGTLILASCNNNPKFKIEGTVAGADGKMLYLEASGINDVEPLDSVKLKGEGEFSFKQLRPESPEFYRLRLDDKVINVSIDSTETVTIKTKLNDFSTGYAVEGSENCNKIKELTLKQIGLQNKIDALVKVAQKNKISSDVFEDSVAGMVKKYKDEVKMKYIFAAPNMTYAYFALFQKVNGYMLFDPMYSKDDIKCFQAVATSLNNAYPDADRSKNLYNIVIKGLKNTRPGKQKIIELPQEKLSQSGLIDINLKDINGVSRKLSDLKGKVVILDFTVYQAEGGVAHNYALRDLYNKYASQGLQIYQVSLDTDEHFWKTSADNLPWVCVHDDNGLQSRYVSVYNISKVPSFFVIDRNNELKKRDENIKNLEEEVKKLL from the coding sequence ATGAAAAAGAGTAGTTTATTCATATTGGGAACTCTGATATTAGCTTCCTGTAATAATAATCCGAAATTTAAAATTGAAGGAACCGTTGCTGGAGCCGATGGGAAAATGTTATATCTGGAAGCCTCTGGTATTAACGACGTTGAGCCGCTCGATTCTGTTAAGCTGAAGGGAGAAGGAGAGTTTAGCTTTAAGCAATTGCGCCCTGAATCTCCTGAATTTTACAGGTTGAGACTGGATGATAAAGTTATTAATGTTTCTATTGACAGTACAGAAACGGTTACCATAAAGACTAAACTGAATGATTTTTCAACCGGATATGCTGTTGAAGGTTCAGAAAATTGTAATAAGATCAAAGAATTAACCCTGAAACAGATCGGATTGCAGAATAAAATCGATGCATTAGTGAAGGTGGCTCAGAAAAACAAGATTTCCTCCGATGTATTCGAAGATAGTGTGGCTGGTATGGTAAAGAAATACAAAGATGAGGTGAAAATGAAATATATCTTTGCTGCTCCCAATATGACCTACGCTTATTTTGCCTTGTTTCAGAAAGTAAATGGCTATATGCTTTTTGATCCGATGTATAGCAAGGATGATATCAAATGTTTCCAAGCAGTTGCAACCAGCTTGAATAATGCATATCCTGATGCTGACCGGTCGAAGAATCTATATAATATCGTTATTAAAGGACTGAAGAATACCCGTCCAGGTAAACAAAAAATAATCGAATTGCCTCAGGAAAAACTATCGCAATCAGGTTTGATTGATATCAATCTGAAGGATATTAACGGCGTGTCTCGTAAATTGAGTGACCTGAAAGGGAAAGTGGTGATTCTAGACTTTACTGTTTATCAAGCAGAAGGAGGAGTTGCACATAACTATGCATTACGTGATCTGTATAACAAATATGCATCTCAAGGATTGCAAATCTATCAAGTGTCTTTAGATACTGATGAACATTTCTGGAAAACATCTGCTGATAATCTGCCTTGGGTTTGTGTTCATGATGACAATGGATTGCAGTCAAGATATGTTTCTGTGTATAATATATCGAAAGTCCCTTCGTTTTTCGTAATTGATAGAAATAACGAACTTAAAAAGCGTGATGAGAATATTAAGAATTTAGAGGAAGAAGTGAAAAAACTGCTTTAA
- the pnp gene encoding polyribonucleotide nucleotidyltransferase, producing MINPIVKTIELGDGRTITLETGKLAKQADGSVMLRMGNTMLLATVCAAKDAVPGTDFMPLQVEYKEKYAAFGRFPGGFTKREGRASDNEILTCRLVDRALRPLFPDNYHAEVFVNIILFSADGVDMPDALAGLAASAALAVSDIPFNGPISEVRVARIDGQFVINPTFEQLAKADMDIMVAATYDNIMMVEGEMKEVSEAELLDAMKVAHEAIKVHCKAQMELTEAVGKTVKREYCHEVNDEDLRKAVHDACYEKSYAIAASGNKNKHEREDAFNAIREEFKAQLSEEELAEKGALIDRYYHDVEKEAMRRCILDEGKRLDGRKTTEIRPIWSEIGYLPGPHGSAIFTRGETQSLTSVTLGTKLDEKIVDDVLARGKERFLLHYNFPPFSTGEARPQRGVGRREIGHGNLAHRALKGMIPENYPYVVRIVSEILESNGSSSMATVCAGTLALMDAGVKIKKPVSGIAMGLIKNAGEEKFAVLSDILGDEDHLGDMDFKVTGTKDGITATQMDIKVDGLSFEILEKALNQARDGRMHILGKIVETIQEPRADLKDHAPRIETLTIPKEFIGAVIGPGGKIIQGMQEETGATITIEEVEGVGKIEVSGTNKASIDSAMRLIKGIVAVPEIGEVYKGKVRSIMPYGAFVEFLPGKDGLLHISEIDWKRLETVEEAGIKEGDEIDVKLIDIDAKTGKFKLSKKVLTPRPPKKEEK from the coding sequence ATGATCAACCCAATTGTTAAAACAATCGAGTTAGGAGATGGAAGAACCATCACACTCGAGACGGGAAAATTGGCAAAACAGGCAGACGGTTCTGTTATGCTTCGCATGGGAAACACCATGTTGCTTGCTACTGTTTGTGCCGCTAAAGATGCAGTTCCCGGAACAGATTTCATGCCTTTACAGGTAGAGTATAAAGAAAAATATGCAGCCTTTGGTCGTTTTCCCGGAGGTTTTACAAAAAGAGAAGGAAGAGCGTCGGATAATGAAATCCTGACTTGTCGCTTAGTCGACCGTGCTCTCCGCCCATTATTTCCAGACAACTACCACGCCGAGGTATTTGTAAATATCATCCTTTTCTCTGCAGATGGCGTAGATATGCCCGACGCATTAGCTGGTCTTGCAGCTTCCGCAGCATTAGCTGTATCTGACATTCCTTTCAACGGCCCAATCTCTGAGGTACGTGTAGCACGCATCGATGGTCAATTTGTAATCAACCCAACATTCGAACAGCTTGCAAAAGCAGACATGGACATTATGGTGGCTGCAACTTACGACAACATCATGATGGTTGAAGGTGAAATGAAAGAGGTTTCTGAAGCCGAGCTTCTGGATGCTATGAAAGTAGCCCATGAAGCAATCAAGGTTCATTGTAAAGCTCAGATGGAATTGACTGAAGCCGTAGGCAAAACAGTAAAACGCGAATATTGTCACGAAGTGAATGATGAAGATCTTCGTAAAGCTGTTCATGATGCATGCTATGAAAAGTCTTATGCAATTGCTGCTTCTGGAAACAAGAACAAACATGAACGCGAAGATGCATTCAATGCAATCCGCGAAGAATTTAAAGCTCAGCTCAGCGAAGAAGAATTAGCTGAAAAGGGAGCATTGATTGACCGTTATTACCACGATGTAGAAAAAGAAGCAATGCGCCGTTGCATCCTGGATGAGGGCAAACGTCTTGACGGAAGAAAAACAACTGAAATTCGTCCTATTTGGAGCGAAATTGGATATCTTCCAGGCCCTCACGGATCTGCAATCTTTACTCGTGGCGAAACACAATCACTAACATCAGTTACCTTAGGTACCAAGCTTGATGAAAAGATCGTTGACGATGTACTGGCTCGTGGAAAAGAACGTTTCCTTTTACATTATAATTTCCCACCATTCTCTACCGGCGAAGCAAGACCACAACGTGGTGTAGGTCGTCGCGAAATTGGTCACGGAAACTTGGCTCACAGAGCCCTTAAAGGAATGATTCCTGAAAACTATCCTTATGTAGTCCGTATAGTATCTGAGATTCTTGAATCAAACGGTTCCTCTTCCATGGCAACCGTATGTGCCGGAACACTGGCATTAATGGATGCAGGTGTGAAGATTAAAAAACCGGTATCTGGAATCGCAATGGGATTAATTAAAAATGCAGGCGAAGAGAAATTTGCTGTATTGTCTGATATCTTAGGTGATGAAGACCACTTGGGAGATATGGACTTCAAGGTTACCGGAACTAAAGACGGTATCACTGCTACTCAAATGGACATCAAGGTAGATGGACTTTCATTCGAAATCCTTGAAAAAGCGCTGAATCAGGCAAGAGACGGACGCATGCACATTCTTGGCAAGATTGTTGAAACCATCCAAGAACCACGTGCCGACCTGAAAGATCATGCTCCACGTATTGAAACGCTTACTATTCCTAAAGAATTCATCGGTGCTGTAATAGGCCCGGGTGGAAAAATTATTCAGGGAATGCAGGAAGAGACTGGTGCAACCATCACAATTGAAGAAGTTGAAGGCGTTGGAAAGATTGAAGTTTCAGGCACAAATAAGGCTTCTATCGACAGCGCTATGCGTTTAATTAAAGGCATTGTGGCGGTACCAGAGATTGGAGAAGTGTACAAAGGTAAGGTTCGTTCTATCATGCCTTATGGTGCATTCGTTGAATTCCTTCCTGGAAAAGACGGATTGCTTCACATCTCTGAAATAGACTGGAAACGTCTTGAAACAGTAGAAGAAGCTGGTATTAAAGAAGGCGACGAAATCGACGTGAAGTTGATTGACATCGATGCTAAGACTGGTAAATTCAAACTTTCAAAGAAAGTTCTGACTCCACGTCCTCCTAAAAAAGAAGAGAAGTAA
- a CDS encoding T9SS type A sorting domain-containing protein, with product MKKITLSLAMVCIGVAMTAQTVTTNWSISNSSGNPPTLPDGGATLLDNTTRNFAVGTVNGNDRVFIVTRAGGTPKVLVYNSSDGNYVGSLPTGDVITTDATVKFAVNDGEVTEDGKLLVTNMVMPGNFKVYKWDNETSTPTVALSYTFTSGRYGDNITISGNYTTGTAKVYAVNRVLGTTKVLCWSMMPDTSNPGSYIFNNTPTELFDVSANNSNPTVGLRPDGGLYFKDGGLQIVKHSATGEVLSSSLASVVSFPGHTVRYIGTEGTDEYIAYFKYSLTATTAETALERVDILKVPDGDLSKAAVIATTPSLGFSANPNGSGDIVVRRVNKDVEIFAISATNGFGKYTVKDVFTQTGIQNTENNKIKIVFNSGILSVEGINATEIELYNTLGQIVKSQSDSNKMETGNLKGLFIVKVKADGKIVKTTKVII from the coding sequence ATGAAAAAAATTACACTATCATTAGCCATGGTATGCATTGGAGTTGCAATGACAGCTCAAACAGTTACAACAAACTGGTCGATCAGTAACAGTAGCGGCAATCCTCCGACACTTCCAGACGGAGGAGCCACATTACTCGACAACACAACAAGAAACTTCGCAGTCGGAACAGTGAATGGTAACGACCGCGTTTTCATTGTGACAAGAGCTGGCGGCACACCGAAAGTCTTGGTTTATAATTCCTCCGACGGGAACTATGTAGGCTCATTACCAACTGGAGACGTCATCACTACTGATGCTACAGTTAAATTTGCTGTGAACGACGGTGAAGTGACCGAAGATGGAAAACTACTGGTTACCAACATGGTGATGCCCGGAAACTTCAAAGTATATAAATGGGATAATGAAACATCCACCCCTACCGTTGCACTATCTTACACCTTCACATCGGGCAGATACGGCGACAACATCACCATTTCAGGCAATTACACAACCGGCACAGCAAAAGTATATGCAGTAAACAGGGTTCTTGGAACCACAAAAGTATTATGCTGGTCAATGATGCCAGATACTAGCAATCCAGGCTCGTATATATTCAATAATACACCTACTGAATTATTTGACGTTAGTGCTAATAACTCGAACCCAACCGTAGGCTTAAGACCGGATGGAGGTCTATATTTTAAGGACGGCGGATTGCAGATAGTAAAGCATTCTGCAACAGGAGAAGTACTTAGCAGCTCGCTTGCAAGCGTTGTATCATTTCCGGGACACACAGTACGCTATATAGGAACAGAGGGAACAGATGAATATATCGCTTATTTTAAATATAGTTTAACTGCTACTACAGCCGAAACAGCGCTCGAAAGAGTTGATATTTTAAAAGTTCCCGACGGCGATTTAAGTAAAGCAGCAGTTATTGCTACAACTCCATCATTAGGTTTTTCTGCAAACCCTAACGGTTCGGGAGATATAGTTGTTAGAAGAGTCAACAAGGACGTTGAGATATTTGCAATTTCGGCCACAAACGGCTTTGGCAAATATACCGTTAAAGATGTCTTCACTCAAACTGGCATACAAAACACCGAAAACAACAAAATTAAGATTGTATTCAATTCAGGAATCCTATCTGTTGAAGGTATTAATGCTACCGAAATTGAACTTTACAACACATTAGGCCAGATTGTTAAATCACAATCCGACAGTAACAAGATGGAAACCGGCAACCTGAAAGGTTTGTTCATCGTTAAAGTAAAGGCTGATGGAAAGATTGTAAAAACCACTAAGGTAATCATTTAA
- a CDS encoding transposase codes for MNEKDKDLMSILMGLKWFESLYRAAESFYKTIMGNKAELLDQWIEKHKNTTLSKLRTFIIGIKLDIKAVRNTIIYPISNGIVEGFVNKLKAIKRIMYGRAGLELLKRKMILTNKSFQLK; via the coding sequence TTGAATGAAAAAGATAAAGATTTAATGAGCATATTGATGGGGCTGAAATGGTTTGAATCTTTATATAGAGCAGCCGAATCATTCTATAAAACAATCATGGGTAACAAAGCTGAATTGTTGGATCAATGGATTGAAAAACATAAAAATACAACTCTATCTAAGTTAAGAACATTTATCATAGGAATAAAATTAGATATTAAAGCTGTAAGAAATACTATCATTTACCCAATATCAAATGGAATTGTTGAAGGATTTGTGAATAAGCTTAAAGCTATAAAAAGAATAATGTATGGAAGAGCCGGATTAGAACTGCTAAAAAGGAAAATGATCCTAACAAATAAAAGCTTTCAACTAAAGTGA
- a CDS encoding transposase: MSAINTGVSLKSMQIPVSPSTVLRTIYRMDIPDCGVITTLGVDDWVFRKGVTYGSILVDLKTRDVIDLLADRETESFECWIRKHSDVNLVSRDRSTNYSSAIANTGRDIAEVADRFHLVKNMLDCVTKIIIDNYSDYRKAIRPEEVPMNKTPLEKLEGITEMATEIEQKTDSRINMFNEVKELQSKGFKINAIARRLHIARQTARKYMQYETLPIRRSSPRNEYYKFDQYVESECAKGKTLKSTYKDVVNKGFTGGLSPFYYHYRHLC, from the coding sequence ATGTCCGCCATAAATACCGGGGTATCATTGAAATCAATGCAAATCCCGGTGAGTCCCAGCACGGTTCTGAGAACAATCTATCGGATGGATATACCTGATTGTGGAGTCATAACAACTCTTGGTGTAGATGATTGGGTTTTTCGCAAGGGAGTAACTTATGGGAGTATTCTTGTTGATTTAAAGACGAGAGACGTAATTGATTTGCTTGCTGACAGAGAAACGGAGAGCTTTGAATGTTGGATAAGAAAACATTCCGATGTAAATCTGGTCAGCCGTGACCGGTCCACGAATTATTCTTCGGCTATAGCAAATACAGGGAGAGATATAGCGGAAGTTGCCGACAGATTTCATTTAGTAAAGAATATGCTTGATTGTGTTACCAAAATAATAATCGATAATTATTCGGATTATAGAAAAGCAATTCGCCCGGAAGAAGTACCTATGAATAAAACTCCATTAGAGAAACTAGAGGGAATCACAGAAATGGCCACCGAAATAGAGCAAAAAACCGATTCTAGAATAAACATGTTTAATGAAGTGAAAGAACTACAGTCTAAAGGTTTTAAGATTAATGCAATAGCAAGAAGATTGCACATCGCCAGACAAACGGCCCGTAAATACATGCAGTATGAAACACTTCCTATAAGAAGAAGCAGTCCAAGGAATGAATATTATAAGTTTGATCAATATGTAGAGAGTGAATGCGCCAAAGGAAAAACATTAAAAAGCACTTATAAGGATGTCGTAAATAAAGGTTTTACAGGGGGCCTTAGTCCGTTTTATTACCATTACAGGCATCTTTGCTGA
- a CDS encoding lipocalin family protein produces MKTVRLFTTLVMVVLCVGFTSCSKSDDEPSSNNTAIVGTWAEDSSVEQYVYTFNSDGTGKWEVYNGTTLDKSTSLTYKVSGTALTITGGGETSAMTIKELTETKLTLTSTYVENGKTQTDTFVLYKQSKQ; encoded by the coding sequence ATGAAAACAGTTAGATTATTTACAACCCTAGTAATGGTTGTTTTGTGTGTTGGTTTTACATCTTGTAGCAAAAGTGACGATGAACCTAGTAGCAATAATACTGCAATCGTAGGAACTTGGGCAGAGGATTCATCAGTAGAGCAGTATGTTTACACGTTCAATTCAGACGGCACAGGTAAATGGGAAGTTTACAATGGCACAACATTGGATAAATCCACATCATTAACTTATAAGGTCAGTGGAACTGCATTAACTATTACAGGTGGAGGTGAAACAAGTGCAATGACAATTAAGGAACTCACTGAGACAAAATTAACTTTAACTTCTACTTACGTAGAGAACGGGAAAACTCAGACAGATACTTTTGTCCTATATAAGCAAAGTAAACAGTAA
- a CDS encoding JAB domain-containing protein has translation MSNIYKVSEVKIIYHPKVKASERLRVYSSADVYKLLIDNFYDKDTIEHKESFKVVLLNQANKVLGVTSISEGGISETTTDIRIILQAAILSNASGIILSHNHPSGNIQPSGDDNRLTQRVKEAANIMKISLLDHLIISNEAYYSFTDEGLI, from the coding sequence ATGAGTAACATTTATAAGGTCAGCGAGGTTAAGATAATCTACCATCCCAAAGTGAAAGCATCAGAACGTTTAAGAGTTTACAGCTCCGCAGACGTTTACAAGCTACTAATTGACAACTTCTATGACAAAGACACCATAGAACACAAGGAGTCATTCAAAGTCGTACTACTAAATCAAGCCAACAAGGTTCTTGGAGTGACAAGCATTTCAGAAGGAGGAATATCTGAGACAACAACAGACATACGAATTATATTACAAGCCGCTATTCTATCTAATGCGTCCGGAATTATTCTTTCTCATAACCATCCATCAGGAAATATTCAACCAAGTGGAGATGACAACCGTTTAACCCAGAGGGTTAAAGAAGCTGCCAATATTATGAAAATAAGCTTACTAGATCATCTAATTATAAGCAATGAGGCTTACTACAGCTTTACTGATGAAGGACTGATTTGA
- a CDS encoding Dam family site-specific DNA-(adenine-N6)-methyltransferase, whose protein sequence is MDTPRYIPPKNQLLKWVGNKQKFALEITKYFPPNFDTFYEPFLGSGAIIATVAPKKGVGSDVFTPLMDIWEKLSYAPNELINWYKERRDLITEENKVDIYAQIRDSYNKNPNGADFLFLSRACYGGIIRFRKSDGYMSTPCGAHKPIPVANFERRVNEWRERLKNVSFKSMDYREAFSLAQKGDFIYCDPPYSHSQSILYGAQEFKLEELFEEIEHAKSKGVKVALSIDGKKKSGAKTCDLPIPPDLFEKEIFINCGSSMLKRFQIEGSTLQNENVSDRLLLTY, encoded by the coding sequence ATGGATACTCCCAGATATATACCTCCAAAAAATCAACTTTTAAAGTGGGTAGGAAATAAGCAAAAATTTGCACTTGAGATAACAAAATATTTCCCTCCTAATTTTGATACGTTTTATGAACCATTTCTAGGAAGTGGGGCAATTATAGCAACTGTAGCGCCTAAAAAAGGAGTTGGTTCTGATGTTTTTACTCCTTTAATGGATATATGGGAAAAGCTATCATATGCTCCCAATGAACTTATTAATTGGTACAAGGAGAGGCGTGATTTAATCACAGAAGAAAACAAAGTAGATATATATGCACAAATAAGAGACTCATATAACAAGAACCCTAATGGGGCAGATTTTCTTTTTCTTTCAAGAGCCTGTTATGGAGGGATTATAAGATTTAGAAAATCAGATGGTTACATGTCTACCCCTTGTGGAGCACACAAGCCAATTCCTGTCGCAAACTTCGAGAGAAGAGTTAATGAATGGCGTGAAAGGTTAAAGAATGTTTCATTCAAATCGATGGATTATAGAGAGGCTTTTTCTTTAGCCCAAAAAGGGGACTTTATTTACTGTGATCCACCTTATTCACATAGTCAAAGCATATTATATGGAGCACAGGAATTTAAATTGGAAGAACTCTTTGAAGAAATAGAACACGCAAAATCTAAAGGAGTGAAAGTTGCATTAAGCATTGATGGAAAGAAGAAATCAGGAGCTAAAACATGCGATTTACCAATTCCTCCAGATTTATTTGAAAAAGAAATATTCATCAACTGTGGGAGTTCCATGCTAAAAAGGTTTCAAATAGAAGGAAGTACTTTGCAAAACGAGAATGTTTCAGACAGACTTCTCCTAACTTATTAA
- a CDS encoding helix-turn-helix domain-containing protein produces MNKSTHTKEYNLLLQLLYSLRLNAGFTQLELAKRMNVPQSYISKIENGERRIDIIELRSICHALNCDMVDFVKELQNRINESK; encoded by the coding sequence ATGAATAAATCGACGCATACTAAGGAATATAATCTTTTGCTTCAACTTTTGTACAGTTTAAGATTAAATGCTGGCTTTACTCAACTAGAGCTTGCTAAGAGAATGAATGTACCTCAGTCATATATTAGCAAAATTGAAAATGGAGAAAGAAGAATAGACATAATCGAATTAAGAAGTATATGCCATGCTCTAAATTGTGATATGGTCGATTTTGTAAAGGAACTTCAAAATAGAATAAATGAGAGCAAATGA
- a CDS encoding DUF7687 domain-containing protein codes for MRANESFLGKPLDFWANIRLLNQKLGYVETKSKKNPDPQGIVPTIDDVKRVYAQEGLDCSGLINDDKWTQLGNEIIAYLQYRSGALQFVKSKLMEKEEAKSLFDELKRELNPSCPLPMNKQTGDKNDFAFLTGIVNMLVESSLKLKSSEERVCDYDPRSLTSIRNCNGPIRTLSRRLDGAYPSIINPKAIWEIKEYYYTTTFGSRVADGVYETQLDGWELWEIRSSLGIHIDHYLIIDDYFTWWEKGKSYLCRIIDLLHMGLLTEALFGKEVITRIPELVSSW; via the coding sequence ATGAGAGCAAATGAATCGTTTTTAGGTAAACCTTTAGATTTCTGGGCTAATATAAGATTACTGAATCAGAAATTAGGGTATGTTGAAACTAAAAGTAAAAAGAATCCTGATCCACAAGGAATAGTACCGACTATTGATGATGTTAAAAGAGTTTACGCTCAAGAAGGCTTAGACTGTTCAGGTCTGATTAATGATGATAAGTGGACTCAGTTGGGCAATGAGATTATTGCTTATTTGCAATATAGAAGTGGTGCTTTGCAATTTGTTAAATCAAAGTTAATGGAGAAAGAAGAAGCTAAAAGTCTTTTCGACGAATTAAAAAGGGAATTGAATCCTTCATGTCCTCTGCCAATGAATAAGCAAACTGGGGATAAGAACGATTTTGCATTTTTGACAGGAATAGTAAATATGCTAGTTGAGTCTTCTTTAAAATTAAAAAGTTCAGAAGAAAGAGTTTGTGATTATGACCCTCGTAGTCTTACTTCAATTCGAAATTGTAACGGTCCTATAAGGACTCTTTCTCGAAGGCTTGATGGGGCTTATCCTTCCATTATAAATCCTAAAGCTATTTGGGAAATTAAGGAGTATTATTACACGACTACATTTGGCAGTAGAGTCGCAGATGGAGTATATGAAACTCAACTTGATGGTTGGGAATTATGGGAAATCAGATCTTCCTTAGGCATTCATATAGATCATTATTTAATCATAGATGATTATTTTACATGGTGGGAAAAGGGCAAATCATATTTATGCCGCATTATTGACCTTTTACACATGGGCTTGTTAACTGAGGCTTTATTTGGTAAAGAAGTTATAACTCGAATTCCTGAACTTGTAAGTTCTTGGTAA
- a CDS encoding tyrosine-type recombinase/integrase, with the protein MSLKYSITTADYIEWDEMTNLVRKLARDGEYKMSLLISIGSFWGLRISDILLLRWNQILNVEEFTIQEKKTGKSRTIRINQQLQKHIADCYEHINPIGINAPILVSQKGTVYSVQRINILLKETKKKYKLKVKNFSCHSLRKTFGRQVYNLNAENGELALIKLMELFNHSSVAITKRYLGLRQEEIMETYDCLSF; encoded by the coding sequence ATGTCACTAAAATATTCAATCACAACAGCCGATTATATAGAATGGGATGAAATGACAAACTTAGTCAGGAAATTGGCTAGAGATGGAGAGTACAAGATGTCTCTTCTTATATCAATTGGCTCTTTCTGGGGATTACGAATTTCAGATATTTTGCTCCTTAGGTGGAATCAGATTCTTAATGTAGAGGAATTTACCATACAGGAAAAGAAAACAGGTAAATCCAGAACTATTAGGATTAATCAGCAATTACAGAAACATATTGCAGATTGCTACGAGCATATCAATCCGATTGGAATTAATGCACCAATCCTTGTAAGTCAGAAAGGTACAGTTTACTCCGTACAGAGAATCAACATCCTTTTAAAAGAGACGAAGAAGAAGTACAAGTTAAAGGTGAAGAATTTCTCTTGCCATTCCCTAAGAAAGACATTTGGCAGACAGGTTTATAATTTGAATGCGGAGAATGGAGAATTAGCCCTTATAAAGCTGATGGAGCTATTCAATCATTCTTCTGTTGCCATTACAAAGAGATACTTGGGATTAAGGCAAGAGGAAATTATGGAAACATACGATTGTCTTAGCTTCTAG